One Megamonas hypermegale genomic window carries:
- a CDS encoding ECF transporter S component — protein MLTNKTRTLTGMGMLTALSLVLILLINFPILPAVPFMKYDPADIPILIGTFLFGTSGGLILTVLVSVIQGLFISGDGGPIGVLMHILATGSFVFVAGMIYQRTRTKMAALISLICGALTMTVVMVICNLIFTPLFLGAPMGKVVELLLPAIIPFNLIKAGVNAIITWFVYKPISRFIHNM, from the coding sequence ATGTTAACAAATAAAACACGTACTTTAACTGGCATGGGAATGCTTACCGCATTATCTTTAGTGTTAATCTTATTGATTAATTTTCCTATTTTGCCAGCCGTTCCTTTTATGAAATATGACCCAGCAGATATTCCGATATTGATTGGTACTTTTTTATTCGGCACTAGCGGTGGTCTTATTTTAACCGTTCTTGTATCAGTTATACAGGGACTTTTCATCAGCGGTGATGGTGGTCCAATCGGTGTTTTAATGCATATCCTTGCAACTGGCAGTTTCGTGTTTGTTGCAGGTATGATTTATCAACGAACTAGAACAAAAATGGCAGCACTTATCTCGCTTATTTGCGGTGCTTTGACAATGACTGTGGTAATGGTAATTTGCAATTTGATATTTACACCGCTTTTCTTAGGCGCACCGATGGGAAAAGTTGTTGAACTTTTATTACCTGCAATCATTCCATTTAATTTAATTAAAGCAGGTGTAAATGCCATTATAACTTGGTTTGTATATAAACCTATTTCTCGCTTCATTCATAATATGTAA
- a CDS encoding MerR family transcriptional regulator produces MSQTYFKTGEFAKLCNTTKDTLFHYDTIGLLKPAKVGENGYRYYSVNQAYLFDMISLLKEVGMNLIEIKNYMDKRNTTIFLNMLKEKDKKMREEIERLKRLRSLLKNTINITQNAFDVETDKISFVNREEEYFIVTPGEEKYTEKLVCEAIFNHINYCVKHNYSYTFMIGEIISKENIDNKTFKTTFYSTKIDKKVNSKQLHTKPAGKYAVKYVYGSYSDLIEKYMIFIDELTQSGYKVIGNIYEEDLLNYLSEADFNDYLMKIEVQIA; encoded by the coding sequence ATGTCGCAAACGTATTTTAAAACAGGAGAATTTGCCAAACTGTGCAATACAACAAAAGATACATTATTTCATTACGATACTATCGGTTTATTAAAGCCAGCCAAGGTTGGCGAAAATGGCTATAGATATTATTCTGTCAATCAAGCTTATTTATTTGATATGATATCGCTTTTAAAAGAAGTTGGCATGAATTTAATAGAAATAAAAAATTATATGGATAAAAGAAATACCACTATTTTTCTAAATATGCTCAAAGAAAAAGATAAGAAAATGCGCGAAGAGATTGAGCGATTAAAACGATTGCGCAGTTTACTAAAAAACACCATAAATATCACACAAAATGCTTTTGATGTAGAAACGGATAAAATATCTTTCGTCAATAGAGAAGAAGAATATTTTATCGTTACACCAGGTGAAGAAAAATATACAGAAAAATTAGTTTGTGAAGCTATCTTCAACCATATAAACTACTGTGTAAAACACAATTATTCGTATACATTTATGATTGGAGAAATTATCAGTAAAGAAAATATCGATAATAAAACTTTTAAAACAACTTTTTATAGTACAAAGATAGATAAAAAAGTAAATAGCAAACAACTGCATACAAAGCCAGCGGGAAAATATGCAGTCAAATACGTTTATGGTTCATATAGCGATTTAATCGAAAAATACATGATTTTTATTGATGAACTTACTCAAAGTGGCTATAAAGTCATCGGCAATATATATGAAGAAGATTTACTAAATTATTTATCTGAAGCAGATTTCAATGATTATTTAATGAAAATAGAAGTTCAAATCGCTTAA
- the fusA gene encoding elongation factor G codes for MTEFNSIQLRNLALVGHGKSGKTLIAENCLFKSGTVNRVGKSEDGTSVLDYEPEEIKRKMTIDTSLASCQWQGYKINLLDTPGYPDFTGEVKSALMACEAAIVVVSAVSGVEVETDKAWQYAEELSLPRAIFINKMDREHADFNKVVEELRAKYGKGVVPIQLPIGSEDSFQGVADLITMNTKVLIKNKDLIYEIPEYMEEEVDEARHMLMETCAEFNDELLEKYLEGEEITETEVAAALIEGIVNARIFPVLCGSAAKGIGFRQLMNSIVEYMPTPYFRSSMGVNPKTNELIERNTEDAFSGYVFKTVVDQFIGRISYLKVLSGTLQENAMVYNSVCDKTERVANFYTACGKNQQAQKIAHAGDIVIVTKLQSTKTGDTLCDAQSPIRYEPVEFADSMFTMAIKADKKTDEDKIGNALNRLIDEDPTLKLEKNTETGDLLISGVGEAHLDIALEKLLNKFGVTAKLYKPEIAYRETIRGTSKVEGKHKKQSGGHGQYGDVWLEFSPGEQGSGVTFTETIVGGAVPRQYIPAVEKGVRETLQNGILAGYPMVDIKVNLYDGSYHTVDSSEMAFKTAAAIAIKKGVPEAKPVLLEPYCNLKITIPEYYMGDVISGINTKRGRILSTESPSHSVCIIEAQVPQAELYKYATDLRSATQGRGSYTMTFSHYEEVPAKISEKIVAERNK; via the coding sequence ATGACAGAATTTAATAGTATTCAATTGAGAAACTTAGCTTTAGTAGGACACGGAAAATCTGGAAAAACATTGATTGCAGAAAACTGTTTATTTAAAAGTGGCACTGTTAATCGTGTTGGTAAATCAGAAGACGGAACATCTGTCCTCGATTATGAACCAGAAGAAATCAAACGCAAAATGACGATTGACACTTCACTTGCCTCTTGCCAATGGCAGGGTTATAAAATAAACTTGTTGGATACTCCTGGATATCCTGATTTTACAGGAGAGGTAAAATCCGCTTTAATGGCTTGTGAAGCTGCTATTGTAGTAGTATCTGCTGTTTCTGGTGTAGAAGTTGAAACTGATAAAGCATGGCAATATGCAGAAGAACTTTCTCTTCCTCGTGCAATTTTTATCAATAAAATGGATAGAGAACATGCTGATTTCAATAAAGTTGTAGAAGAACTTCGCGCTAAATACGGTAAAGGCGTTGTACCTATTCAGCTTCCAATCGGTAGTGAAGACAGCTTCCAAGGTGTAGCAGACCTCATCACAATGAATACAAAAGTTTTAATTAAAAATAAAGATTTGATTTATGAAATTCCAGAATATATGGAAGAAGAAGTCGATGAAGCTCGCCATATGCTCATGGAAACTTGTGCGGAATTCAATGATGAACTTTTGGAAAAATATTTAGAAGGCGAAGAAATAACTGAAACAGAAGTTGCTGCAGCATTGATTGAAGGTATCGTAAATGCACGTATTTTCCCTGTACTTTGCGGTAGTGCTGCAAAAGGTATCGGCTTTAGACAACTCATGAACAGTATTGTTGAATATATGCCTACTCCATATTTCCGTTCTTCTATGGGCGTAAATCCAAAAACAAATGAACTCATCGAACGCAATACAGAAGATGCATTCTCTGGTTATGTATTTAAAACAGTAGTTGACCAATTTATCGGTCGTATAAGCTATTTGAAAGTTTTATCTGGAACATTGCAAGAAAATGCCATGGTATACAATAGCGTATGCGATAAAACTGAACGCGTAGCTAATTTCTATACTGCTTGTGGTAAAAATCAGCAAGCACAAAAAATCGCTCATGCTGGCGATATCGTGATTGTAACTAAATTACAATCCACAAAAACAGGCGACACTCTTTGCGATGCTCAAAGCCCTATTCGCTATGAACCAGTTGAATTTGCTGATTCTATGTTTACAATGGCAATCAAAGCTGATAAGAAAACTGATGAAGATAAAATCGGTAACGCATTAAATCGTTTGATTGATGAAGACCCTACATTGAAATTAGAAAAAAATACAGAAACTGGCGATTTATTAATCAGCGGCGTTGGCGAAGCTCATTTGGATATCGCATTAGAAAAACTTTTAAATAAATTCGGCGTAACTGCTAAACTTTATAAACCAGAAATCGCTTATCGCGAAACAATTCGTGGCACTAGCAAAGTTGAAGGTAAACACAAAAAACAAAGTGGTGGTCACGGTCAATATGGCGATGTATGGCTTGAATTCTCACCTGGTGAACAGGGCAGTGGCGTTACATTTACAGAAACTATCGTAGGCGGTGCTGTACCACGTCAATACATTCCAGCTGTAGAAAAAGGCGTGCGCGAAACATTGCAAAATGGTATTTTAGCTGGCTATCCAATGGTGGATATCAAAGTAAATTTATATGATGGTTCTTATCATACAGTAGACTCTTCTGAAATGGCATTTAAAACAGCAGCAGCTATTGCAATTAAAAAAGGTGTTCCAGAAGCAAAACCTGTACTTTTAGAACCATATTGCAATTTGAAAATTACTATTCCAGAATACTACATGGGCGATGTAATCAGTGGTATCAATACAAAACGTGGCCGTATTTTGAGCACAGAAAGTCCTTCCCATTCTGTATGTATCATTGAAGCACAAGTACCACAAGCTGAACTTTATAAATATGCTACAGACCTTCGTTCTGCAACACAGGGACGCGGTAGCTACACAATGACCTTCTCTCATTATGAAGAAGTTCCAGCTAAAATCAGCGAAAAAATTGTAGCAGAAAGAAATAAATAA
- a CDS encoding toxic anion resistance protein, giving the protein MADISLDDLLKAKEREFNAQTQTQIQTVEPSKEIAKVTQQTELISPEDRKRIDEIKNAIDLTDSQASVQYGVNAQRNIAEFSDTILNNIRSKDSGYVGELLSNLVVKVKGFEVDGSSNGSFIKKIPILGSLVGKAQNMMAEYDKLSVQVDKIQAELDKARMVMLKDIVMFDTMYDKNVEYFKELQLYIRAGEEKIQELQTQTIPRLRQEAANLQNQMAVQLVSDFENAVSRFEKKVHDLKLSKTIAIQTAPQIRLIQNNDKVLVDKVQSAIFNTIPLWKSQIVIALGLSRQQKVLQMQREITNTTNELLRRNAEMLKQSTLETARETERGIVDIETVKKVNDDLISTIEETIKIQQEGRQKRKAAEAELVQIEDRLKQTLLAHR; this is encoded by the coding sequence ATGGCAGATATTAGTTTAGATGATTTATTAAAAGCAAAAGAACGAGAATTCAATGCCCAAACACAGACACAAATTCAAACTGTAGAACCGAGCAAAGAAATAGCTAAAGTTACACAACAAACAGAACTCATTTCACCAGAAGACCGTAAACGTATTGATGAAATAAAAAACGCCATTGATTTAACTGATTCACAGGCTTCTGTCCAATACGGTGTCAACGCTCAAAGAAATATCGCTGAATTCTCAGATACAATTTTAAATAACATTCGCAGCAAAGATAGTGGCTACGTAGGCGAATTGCTCAGCAATCTCGTAGTGAAAGTAAAAGGTTTTGAAGTTGATGGTAGCAGTAATGGTAGCTTTATTAAAAAAATACCAATTCTCGGCTCACTCGTCGGTAAAGCTCAAAATATGATGGCTGAATACGATAAATTATCCGTTCAAGTGGATAAAATTCAAGCTGAATTGGATAAAGCACGCATGGTAATGCTCAAAGACATCGTTATGTTTGATACCATGTACGATAAAAACGTAGAATACTTTAAAGAATTACAGCTGTATATAAGAGCTGGCGAAGAAAAAATTCAAGAATTGCAAACACAGACAATTCCTAGATTGCGCCAAGAAGCCGCTAATTTACAAAATCAAATGGCAGTACAACTCGTCAGCGATTTTGAAAATGCTGTAAGTCGCTTTGAAAAGAAAGTCCATGACTTAAAACTCAGCAAAACAATTGCCATTCAAACAGCTCCTCAAATTCGTCTAATTCAAAATAATGATAAAGTACTTGTGGATAAAGTGCAAAGTGCTATCTTTAACACAATTCCACTTTGGAAAAGTCAGATTGTCATAGCGCTTGGTTTATCCCGCCAACAAAAAGTTTTGCAAATGCAACGTGAAATCACCAACACAACAAATGAACTTTTGCGTCGCAATGCAGAAATGCTCAAACAAAGCACACTTGAAACGGCTCGCGAAACAGAACGTGGCATCGTTGATATTGAAACAGTAAAAAAAGTCAATGATGATTTAATCAGCACTATTGAAGAAACGATTAAAATTCAGCAAGAAGGACGCCAAAAACGCAAAGCTGCTGAAGCTGAACTCGTTCAAATTGAAGACCGCTTAAAACAAACATTATTAGCTCATAGATAA
- a CDS encoding 5-bromo-4-chloroindolyl phosphate hydrolysis family protein, giving the protein MFTFISIIIVLFFVAAFAGFLTGLNILNDFLPLIAIAFGAGVVSYAIFKPKDKKLKLDLDDNDNNKMLEESFENALEDYNYIKSSTKYIKDTELKRLIQNMQKTAWNILTYLQKHPEKIPTARRFIDYYQDSAAGLLEKYIEIENTQLTTDNVREIKERTKETLYGLNNAYTEQFEKIINEQLLNMDAELKVMEQSIKADGYTTEKTTPKNSQDIPSIDNLDSFCGKRKGRHNMGFNQMKKHMSNVPQALFESSNTSILKRKLTAGALGIFFGSFGAHKFYLGKTFWGVLYLLFCWTGIPFIVGLVEGVRYIFMSQDEFFDKYISK; this is encoded by the coding sequence ATGTTTACTTTTATATCAATAATAATTGTGCTTTTCTTCGTTGCGGCATTTGCTGGATTTTTAACTGGCTTAAATATTTTAAATGATTTTTTGCCACTTATCGCTATAGCTTTTGGTGCTGGAGTCGTTTCTTACGCTATATTTAAGCCTAAAGATAAAAAATTAAAGTTGGATTTAGATGACAATGATAATAATAAAATGCTTGAAGAAAGTTTTGAAAACGCTCTTGAGGATTATAATTATATTAAAAGTTCAACTAAATATATCAAAGATACTGAACTTAAACGATTAATCCAAAATATGCAAAAAACAGCATGGAATATTTTAACTTATTTGCAAAAACATCCAGAAAAAATTCCTACAGCTAGACGTTTTATTGATTATTATCAAGACTCGGCTGCTGGACTTTTGGAAAAATATATCGAAATTGAAAACACTCAGCTCACAACAGATAATGTACGTGAAATTAAAGAACGTACAAAAGAAACATTATATGGCCTCAACAATGCTTACACTGAACAATTTGAAAAAATCATTAATGAACAATTATTGAATATGGATGCTGAATTAAAAGTCATGGAGCAATCCATAAAGGCTGATGGTTATACTACAGAAAAAACAACACCAAAAAATTCTCAAGACATTCCATCTATAGATAATCTTGATTCATTCTGTGGAAAACGCAAAGGACGTCATAATATGGGCTTTAACCAAATGAAAAAACATATGTCTAATGTTCCTCAAGCATTATTTGAAAGTAGTAACACTTCCATTTTAAAGCGCAAACTTACTGCTGGCGCACTAGGAATTTTCTTTGGTAGTTTTGGTGCTCATAAATTTTATTTAGGCAAAACTTTCTGGGGTGTTTTATATTTACTATTCTGCTGGACAGGCATTCCTTTTATTGTCGGTCTTGTAGAAGGTGTTCGTTATATTTTCATGAGTCAAGATGAATTTTTTGACAAATATATTTCAAAATGA
- a CDS encoding DUF262 domain-containing protein yields the protein MKAGEATLQKILNTSRQFIIPIFQRNFSWEKKQFKQLWTDIQRASKFTRERTHFIGSIVYIDMGTPAGRPQQLMLIDGQQRLTTLSLLLCALKRYVQKNDVETNLIKTKKIDNQFLLNSDEMGDDKYKLLLNAQDRETYIKLLEQTEFTVNTPSKRIMNCYEYFYQQIEKCADDLNSIFLGILNLSLVAISLDKDKDNPQLIFESMNSTGKDLAQSDLLRNYLLMDLSTREQNRLYTTYWKPMEDAFGQYAYLEKFDYFIRDFLTIKQNNGHICKVNDVYEQFKRYYIEQNLTKEDILKEIFIYAKYYAAIELDREKDKDLRMYWRQIRMIDCHVAYPFFLQLYHDYEQKNLAKEDFILIIKTTISYIVRRAICEIPTNSLNKTFAVFYNKINKQDYVNSVLKEYILKTAYRAFPTDYEVREKLQTKDIYHFRLKNYLLEMLENYYHKEPIDIVRDNYTIEHIMPQSPELNTTWQKMLGENWREVQKIYLHTLGNLTLTGYNSEMGNKSFEEKLNGENGFKHSHLKLNQYVASCEAWNKKSIQQRTSLLTDLILKIWSYPVFKNK from the coding sequence TTGAAAGCTGGAGAAGCTACACTACAAAAGATTTTAAATACGTCCCGTCAATTTATTATACCGATTTTTCAACGCAATTTCAGTTGGGAGAAAAAGCAATTTAAGCAGTTATGGACTGATATACAACGTGCGAGCAAATTTACAAGAGAACGGACACATTTTATCGGTTCGATTGTATATATAGATATGGGAACGCCTGCTGGAAGACCGCAACAATTAATGTTGATTGATGGGCAGCAGCGCCTTACAACATTATCATTGCTCTTATGTGCTTTAAAGAGATATGTTCAAAAAAATGATGTAGAAACGAATTTGATAAAAACGAAAAAGATAGACAATCAATTCTTGCTCAATAGCGATGAAATGGGCGATGATAAATATAAATTGCTATTGAATGCACAAGATAGAGAAACGTATATAAAATTATTAGAGCAGACAGAATTTACAGTGAATACGCCATCAAAAAGAATAATGAATTGCTATGAGTATTTTTATCAGCAAATAGAAAAATGTGCTGATGATTTAAATAGCATTTTTCTGGGAATTTTAAATTTGAGTTTAGTAGCGATTTCACTTGATAAAGATAAGGATAATCCACAGCTCATTTTTGAAAGCATGAATTCCACTGGGAAAGATTTAGCTCAATCGGATTTATTGCGCAATTATTTATTGATGGATTTATCCACAAGGGAACAAAATAGACTTTATACGACATATTGGAAGCCGATGGAAGACGCTTTTGGTCAATATGCTTATCTGGAAAAATTTGATTATTTTATCCGTGATTTTTTGACGATAAAACAGAATAACGGTCATATTTGTAAAGTAAATGATGTATATGAACAATTCAAGCGCTATTATATAGAGCAGAATTTGACGAAAGAGGATATTTTAAAGGAAATTTTCATCTATGCTAAATATTATGCTGCTATAGAATTGGATAGAGAAAAAGATAAAGATTTGCGCATGTACTGGCGACAAATTAGAATGATAGATTGCCATGTAGCGTATCCATTTTTCTTGCAATTATACCATGATTATGAACAAAAAAATTTAGCTAAAGAAGATTTTATTTTAATCATAAAAACGACGATTAGTTATATTGTGCGGCGTGCCATATGCGAAATTCCAACAAATTCATTGAATAAAACTTTCGCTGTTTTTTACAACAAAATCAATAAACAAGATTATGTAAATAGCGTATTGAAAGAATATATTCTAAAGACTGCATACAGAGCTTTTCCAACAGATTATGAAGTGCGAGAAAAATTGCAAACAAAGGATATCTATCATTTTAGATTAAAAAATTATCTTTTGGAAATGCTCGAAAATTATTATCATAAAGAACCGATTGATATTGTGCGGGACAATTACACCATTGAACACATAATGCCTCAATCGCCAGAACTCAATACGACTTGGCAAAAAATGCTTGGTGAAAATTGGCGAGAAGTACAAAAGATTTATTTGCATACTTTGGGCAATCTCACGCTTACAGGTTACAATAGTGAAATGGGCAATAAGTCTTTTGAAGAAAAATTAAATGGTGAAAATGGTTTTAAACACAGTCATTTAAAATTAAATCAATATGTTGCAAGTTGTGAAGCTTGGAACAAGAAGAGCATTCAACAACGAACAAGTTTATTGACAGATTTAATACTTAAAATCTGGTCGTATCCCGTTTTTAAAAACAAATGA
- a CDS encoding helix-turn-helix domain-containing protein, with amino-acid sequence MTKYSNEFKVKAIKMVLKGDSIYHVAKILNMPNTAPLRRWIFHYENGGISQLLHKNRKYTPIFKQKVIEYKWLHHLSLNQTAAKFSIPNTGTISTWEKLYSSYGFSGLLAKKRGRPSMKKSKNKVNKPKKELSYVEKLEQENYQLRMENDLLKKWHALMKQWEKEGRH; translated from the coding sequence ATGACTAAATACTCAAATGAATTTAAAGTTAAAGCAATTAAAATGGTTTTAAAAGGAGATTCTATTTATCATGTAGCTAAAATTCTAAACATGCCAAATACAGCTCCTCTTCGTAGATGGATATTTCATTATGAAAATGGTGGCATCTCACAACTTCTTCATAAAAATCGTAAATATACTCCTATCTTTAAACAAAAAGTTATTGAATATAAATGGCTACATCATTTATCATTAAATCAAACAGCAGCCAAATTTTCCATTCCTAATACTGGTACAATTTCTACATGGGAAAAGTTGTATAGCTCTTATGGATTTTCTGGTTTGCTTGCTAAGAAACGAGGTAGACCATCTATGAAAAAATCTAAAAACAAAGTTAACAAACCTAAAAAAGAACTTTCTTATGTTGAAAAATTAGAACAAGAAAATTATCAATTAAGGATGGAAAATGACCTATTAAAAAAGTGGCATGCCTTAATGAAGCAATGGGAAAAGGAAGGAAGACACTAG
- a CDS encoding IS3 family transposase — MGKGRKTLVLVIAKLRKKYTLKALLNYTKLAKSTYYDALKKLSKEDKYKGLKTLIHNICNKNHGRYGYRRVTLQLHKQGIKVNHKVVMRLMKEENLTCKVRAKKYKSYRGQEGKIAKNILNRNFKAEKPNEKWATDVTEFALCNEKIYLSPIIDLYNGEIISYKISKRPILKQVLDMVKDATRKIKETKGIILHSDQGWQYQNRRYQELLKEKGIIQSMSRKGNCLDNAVIENFFGLLKSELFYLKKFKSVEDFIKELKSYIKYYNTKRIKIKLKGLSPVEYRTKSQLIA; from the coding sequence ATGGGAAAAGGAAGGAAGACACTAGTTCTAGTAATTGCTAAATTAAGGAAAAAATATACTCTAAAAGCCCTATTAAACTATACAAAATTAGCTAAAAGCACATATTATGATGCATTAAAAAAATTATCAAAAGAAGACAAATATAAAGGATTAAAAACATTAATTCATAATATTTGTAATAAAAATCATGGAAGATATGGATATAGAAGAGTAACTTTGCAGCTGCATAAACAAGGAATAAAAGTCAATCATAAAGTAGTTATGAGATTGATGAAAGAAGAAAATTTAACATGTAAAGTAAGAGCAAAGAAATATAAATCATATAGAGGGCAAGAAGGGAAAATAGCTAAAAATATATTAAATAGAAATTTCAAAGCAGAAAAACCAAACGAAAAATGGGCAACAGATGTAACAGAATTTGCATTATGCAATGAAAAAATATATTTATCACCAATAATAGATTTATATAACGGAGAAATAATAAGTTATAAAATATCGAAAAGACCAATACTAAAGCAAGTATTAGATATGGTAAAAGATGCAACAAGAAAGATAAAAGAAACAAAAGGAATAATTCTACATTCAGACCAAGGATGGCAGTATCAGAATAGAAGATATCAGGAGTTATTAAAAGAAAAAGGCATTATCCAAAGCATGAGCCGAAAAGGAAATTGCTTAGATAATGCCGTAATAGAAAATTTCTTTGGTTTGCTAAAAAGCGAATTGTTCTATTTAAAAAAATTTAAATCCGTTGAAGATTTTATAAAAGAGTTAAAATCTTATATAAAATATTATAATACAAAACGAATAAAGATAAAACTAAAAGGACTTAGTCCCGTAGAATACAGAACTAAGTCTCAATTAATAGCTTAA
- the dnaJ gene encoding molecular chaperone DnaJ encodes MSTKRDYYEVLGVDKNASEAEIKKAFRKMVLKYHPDRNRDNPKEAEEKMKEVNEAYSVLSDPKKKAQYDQFGHAAFDGTAGAGAGGFDGFGGFSQGGGFDGFGDIFDMFFGSGGGPRGGARKRGPERGADLRYNLTITFEEAAFGKTETLNIPRTQQCPDCHGTGAAAGSHPETCPDCHGTGTVQSVQNTPFGRMVNQHPCSRCSGTGQIIKNPCKTCGGKGVKSIRSKVEVKIPAGVDTGNRIRVAGEGDAGVRGGSTGDLYVYITVKPDKFFQREGSEVICEMPITFVQAALGDTIEVPTLDGKVEMKIPAGIQSGTVMRLRGKGIPYLRSTGRGDQHVRIKVLTPQKLTERQKELLREFAGMTDDKTATGTGKTKKKQ; translated from the coding sequence GTGAGTACAAAACGCGATTATTATGAAGTGTTAGGCGTTGATAAAAATGCTTCAGAAGCAGAAATAAAGAAAGCTTTCCGTAAAATGGTTTTAAAATACCACCCAGACCGCAATCGTGATAATCCAAAAGAAGCCGAAGAAAAGATGAAAGAAGTAAACGAAGCTTACAGCGTATTATCCGATCCGAAGAAGAAAGCACAGTACGACCAATTTGGTCATGCAGCTTTTGACGGAACAGCCGGTGCTGGTGCAGGCGGTTTCGACGGCTTTGGTGGATTTAGTCAAGGCGGTGGCTTTGATGGCTTTGGCGATATCTTCGATATGTTCTTTGGCAGTGGTGGCGGTCCTCGCGGTGGCGCACGCAAACGTGGCCCAGAACGCGGTGCTGACCTTCGCTATAATTTGACAATCACATTTGAAGAAGCTGCTTTTGGTAAAACAGAAACACTTAACATTCCAAGAACACAACAATGTCCAGACTGCCACGGTACTGGTGCAGCTGCTGGTTCACATCCAGAAACTTGCCCAGATTGCCATGGTACAGGTACAGTACAATCCGTACAAAATACGCCATTTGGTCGCATGGTTAACCAACATCCTTGCTCTCGTTGCAGTGGTACTGGTCAAATCATCAAAAATCCATGTAAAACTTGTGGCGGTAAAGGCGTAAAATCCATTCGTTCTAAAGTTGAAGTTAAAATCCCAGCAGGTGTTGATACAGGCAACCGTATCCGCGTAGCTGGTGAAGGTGATGCAGGTGTTCGCGGTGGTTCTACTGGTGACTTATATGTATATATTACAGTAAAACCAGACAAGTTCTTCCAGCGTGAAGGCTCCGAAGTAATTTGTGAAATGCCAATCACTTTTGTTCAGGCAGCTCTCGGCGATACTATCGAAGTACCTACTCTCGATGGTAAAGTAGAAATGAAAATACCAGCAGGCATACAATCTGGTACAGTTATGCGCTTAAGAGGTAAAGGTATTCCTTATCTCAGAAGCACAGGACGCGGTGACCAACATGTACGTATCAAAGTTTTAACACCGCAAAAACTCACAGAAAGACAAAAAGAATTGTTGCGTGAATTTGCAGGTATGACAGATGATAAAACTGCTACTGGAACTGGAAAAACTAAAAAAAAACAATAA